In Spirosoma pollinicola, the genomic window ATCGGTCATGCCCCCGCCCCCGAAATCGCGAATATCGCGCCATTGGCCCCAGTACGTAGCGGTCAGTGAAGGATCGAGCACATTGTTGTAAGGCCGCTCAACGGTATTTGGGCCGAGCCAGGCATCCCAGTTAAGACCGGCAGGAACGGACTCAGCAGTCAGATTGAATTCGTGTGGCGGGCCGCCAACGTTGACATTGACTGTTTTTACTTGCCCGATATACCCATTACGAACCAGCTCCACGGCCTGCCGAAACTCTTTCCACGAACGCTGCATATTGCCCGTTTGGAACACACGCTTGTATTTGCGGGTGGCATTTACCATATCACGGCCTTCCTGAATGGTAAGCGACAGTGGTTTTTCGCAGTAAATATCTTTTCCGGCTTTGGCGGCCGCTATGGCTATGGGGCTATGCCAGTGGTCGGGGGTAGCGATCACGACAGCATCAATTCCTTTGTTATTCAGCAACTCCCGATAATCGTTGTAGAGCAAACAACCGTTATACGATTCCTTGTCCGCCTTTTCGGCGTAATGTTTATTGATAACCTCTGCGAAGGTGGCTACTTTAGGCTTATCGACATCGCAAATGGCCATAATACGGGCATTATTCTTCAGGAACTGTCCGCGCAACCCGGCACTTTGCTTGCCCAAGCCGATAAGACCCAGCGAAATCTGGTCGCTGGGAGCCAGAAATCCACGACCCAGCACATGACGGGGAACAATAGAAAAGACCGCCAGTCCTGCGGCTTGTTTCAGGAACGTTCGGCGGTTATTGAGAGCAGATGATTCGAACATGAGCTTACAGAGTTGAACAATGAAAAGTGGGTAACAGGCAAGCTATACTTGCCCATTACCCACTAAGATTTACACTGTTTACCGTAAACCGACTACAGGTTAATTGTAGCCGGGATTCTGGGTCAGCGTTTCTTTGCCATCTTTTTTACTGTTGAATATTTCCTGGATCGGGATTGGGAAATATTCGTGCTGGCCTTTAATGAACTTCACTCCGTTCAGGTAGTTTCGTTTGGTCGCTTCGGTCGTATAATACGTGTTCAGCGTCTGGTCGGCGACGCCCCAGCGAACGAGGTCGAACCGGCGATGCCCCTCCATGCCAAATTCCAGCCGTTCTTCAAACTGAACCGCTTTCCGGGCCGTGGCCTGATCGGTCCAGGCCGTGGTGTATTCCTTGATTACATAGTTGGCGGCTGCGGTTCCGTCGGCATTTTTCACGAACCCGTCTGGATTCGCGGCCCGCCGACGAACCTGATTAACATAGCCACGTGCCTTGTTCAGATCGCCAACTTCTGTTTCAACCTCGGCCAGCCACAGCAATACGTGGTCATAGCGAATCATGCGGTAATTATTGGCATTCAAACGAGGGTTACCAGCGAAGGTATTTGTCCCAACATCCGACTTGTACATCACGTGCTTTTTTGGTGAGAAAGGGCCACCATAGGATTGATCGCGTACATATGCTTTGCCCGGATGAACGCCCCAGTCCAGATACGGAATACCCCGCCGACCAACGGTCCAGTCGAGTCGGGGGTCAACGGTTCCGACATAGGGTGTAAATGGAGCCGTTGATTCGACACCCACGTCGCTGGTCACATCCGAAGCATTAAATGTGTCGATGAGCGGCAATCCATTCGCGTCGGTTTTGAAGGCGTTTACCAGATTCTGCGATGGCTGGAAAAAGCCGCAGCAGGTTGTTACGCCACCGCCACCGTAGGGATAGTTCAGCGTAGAGCCGATGTTGCCATTTTCTCCATTCGGTGCGCCATCGTTAACTGAATACTGAACCTCGAAAATAGACTCGGCATTGTTGTTGGTTACTGCTTTGAAGTTGTCATGATACCGGTCCACCAGTTTATACTGACCGCTGCCCACAATGGCTTCGAGCAGGGGTTTGGCTTCAGCATATTTTTTCTGGAACAAATACGCTTTACCGAGAGTGGCTGCGGCAGCCCATTTGGTTGGACGACCAACCTGCGTTTGTTTAGCT contains:
- a CDS encoding Gfo/Idh/MocA family protein, which codes for MFESSALNNRRTFLKQAAGLAVFSIVPRHVLGRGFLAPSDQISLGLIGLGKQSAGLRGQFLKNNARIMAICDVDKPKVATFAEVINKHYAEKADKESYNGCLLYNDYRELLNNKGIDAVVIATPDHWHSPIAIAAAKAGKDIYCEKPLSLTIQEGRDMVNATRKYKRVFQTGNMQRSWKEFRQAVELVRNGYIGQVKTVNVNVGGPPHEFNLTAESVPAGLNWDAWLGPNTVERPYNNVLDPSLTATYWGQWRDIRDFGGGGMTDWGAHMFDIAQWGLDMDNSGPVEMRPGKEGKGLVYRYENGVDMHHTPVEGSQFCQFIGTEGEVKVSRGNLTTTPESLKDKVIGESEKHVYFSDNHYKDFLDAIKSRKNPISDVEVGHRTASVCTLGNIAYQLGRTLRWNPKTEQFLGDAEANKLLSRPMRTKWTA
- a CDS encoding RagB/SusD family nutrient uptake outer membrane protein, with product MKKTTLFIIALSLAVATSCSDKFLDVQPKAALAVSVLQNKTGVNALLIGAYSLLDGWATAEGAYRSYNVGADNWVYGSVASDDAYKGTIAGDQPPISLIEQGNIQSDNIYFRGKWRGMYDGIARSNDVLQAVAVAKDMTDAEKQQVIAEAKFLRGHFHLELKKMFNMVPYIDEKIYNPNDLESTKIPNSTDIWPNILADLKAAYDVLPAKQTQVGRPTKWAAAATLGKAYLFQKKYAEAKPLLEAIVGSGQYKLVDRYHDNFKAVTNNNAESIFEVQYSVNDGAPNGENGNIGSTLNYPYGGGGVTTCCGFFQPSQNLVNAFKTDANGLPLIDTFNASDVTSDVGVESTAPFTPYVGTVDPRLDWTVGRRGIPYLDWGVHPGKAYVRDQSYGGPFSPKKHVMYKSDVGTNTFAGNPRLNANNYRMIRYDHVLLWLAEVETEVGDLNKARGYVNQVRRRAANPDGFVKNADGTAAANYVIKEYTTAWTDQATARKAVQFEERLEFGMEGHRRFDLVRWGVADQTLNTYYTTEATKRNYLNGVKFIKGQHEYFPIPIQEIFNSKKDGKETLTQNPGYN